GCGGTGAATTCTTTTGCTCCTCTTGACCCTTGaacaaggaaaaggaaaaggaaaaggaaaaagaaaaagaaaaagaaaaagaaaaagaaaattagtctGCTCCTATTTGTGTTCTTATTTCTTCAGTGTATAATTCTTGTGTGAAGGCTGGAGATGTTGGGGAAGTATGCATTTTAGTGTGCGGTTGACATTTCAATGCAGCGATATTTATTGAATTGCCTTTCATCTTCAGTCATATTGCTTATTTAGTGCGCAAGTTGATTTTCATGAATTGGTTTCAGATCACCTGTGAATAGTAGGACAGAGCGTTTCCTGCGGCAGCTATTGTTTGCAGATATCTAAGTAGTCGAATCTCTTATCATTTCTTCTAGGAACTGTGTTATTCAAACGTCAGAATCTATCTGCCCTGTATGATCTTGCTCCGAGGTTAATTTAAATGTTGGCGTCCTCCTATATACGTCCCATTTAAACACGGTCCTGTCAGCACCTCTCCTCTGTTTTTGTGGTAATCATATTCCAAGTTATTAGAGTGTAAGAATTTGCAGAGTTGTTCATTGAGCCGAGCATATACCTTCAATCTTGCATGATGGTGTAATTTATTACCAATATGGCTTGTGCTATTGGAGTATAACTTCTGAGATTTATTTGGTTATTATCGTCATCCTTTTTGGGCAGAAAGCAATATGCACGTTCAAAGTTATTTGCATTGATGAGGATGTTCTACTAACGCTCTGGATATAGTAGGTCAAGGCTGCTCTATGCAGGATTTTCTGAATTTAAAAACATTATTATATGTCCCAGACACCGTTGTTATGGTAAGCTTGAGAACACGGATATGATTAGAAGTGAAGCCTTATTTAAAAATTGGTCATATAATCTTTTATATGAAGATCGTACAGAATCTATTTGGATTACAAGAGATTCATTTTCCATACATCAGTGATCAAATAAATCCCAATGAGGGAATCTTAATTAGACTTCCTTAAATAGAAATGggaaaaaagaatacaaataaAGTTGACTTCTTCCATGGAAACACAAATGTAgcttttctattaaattgcTTTCACTTCTGTTCTCAGAGAGATTTTCTCTTATTCCCTttgaagaattttattttttactgaTGGAGAAAAGGTATTTATGTGTGAGCCACTTTTCATCATAACTAGACGATCCAATGAAGCTCAGCTCAATCATAGCACCACGGCCTCTTTTCGTCTTCCTCCTTCTGgtatttttatctattaacCGTTTTCTTcagtattttatttctaataagcTATCAGAGGTTTGCTTATTTTCTATGTGATTGACTATTCAGGCGACTGGAGTATTGCTGCTTCCAAGTGTAGTGATCCCATGGTGGTATAAGATCATTCAACAAATGAAAGACCAAGTTGATATGGACGCTAGTATGTCTAGCTCTGGAATGCAATCTGAAATTGAAAACACTGCTAAATTGTTGCACCCATTAAACTCTTCTGCAACAAATTTGGCAAGAATCTTGAGTTCATCTCTCAACGGAAGTACTCTCTCTCAACTTGCAATTCAGAACAAGGTTGACTTGCATTTATTTCTCTCATTAGTATTACAAGTTAAACGAATGGCTTGATTTGCCATGAGGCTAGGAACTCAATCTTTTCAGTTCCTGCCTCGTAATTCTAGTGATTATGGGTTCTAATCGATCAGTTATATGCCTTATGAGACTTTTGGAGATTAACAGAAAAAGGGATTAATACGTGTTCTTTCCCCTTCATGCAGGTAGCTCCAATGTTGTTTCAAACATTTTCAGTAATTCCTCACATATCGCAGATTTCATATTTTGGATTGGAAGGTCCTTTTTTCGCCTACTATCGTGATGGCAACGAGACTTATGCAATATATTCTAACTCATCTATAGCTCCTTCCAATTCAAGCGCCCTAAGTCTACAAATAAAATGCACTTGGTATAAGCAAGCTGCAGACCCTGACACAGGAAAACTATATGGAAATGCAAGTGAGTCTCAGGCTAACATCTTGGCTAATGCAAGTTGGATTCAAGAAGCCTTAAGTAGTGGTAATGGGCATGCCTCTATAGGAAATGGATGGAGCAGTGCTCAGGATATTATATTCCTTAATTCTGTTAGTATACTTGGACAAGGGGCTATCTCCTTAGGATTTCCAGTTAACGCAGTGATCAATTTCTTCAATGCAATAGAATTTTATGGTGGAAGCTTATGCTTGGCTACTGTAAAAGGAGACGTACTTTCAAACGGGCTACCTAACACTCAACTGGTGATAACAGGAAAATCAATTTCCTTTAACTTGATGAATTCGGATGGTGACCATATAGATCATATAGGAAAAGTATCATGCATGCCTAATAAAGGCATGCTAAGGCCTTCACTTCTGAAGATTGGAGAAGCAAAGTACATGGCTTACTGTTCTCAACTGGAAATTATGGGAGTACAATCAGTATGCTCTAATTTATCGAATTTCTAATAGCATAGGGTCGGAATAATTACATGTCTAACATTACTCTATTTGGATTTCAGGTGTATGCACTGGCTTTCCCACACCATGGAGTAGTGAGTACTGTCGACAGGAGTACCAAAGTGGCTCTAATTTTATTGCTGGTAATGGTAGTTGCAGTCTTTATCTCAATTTTCAGTTTTGTAGTGCTGATGGTCAGGGCGGCAACTAGAGAGATACATCTATCTTCAGCACTGATAAGACAAATGGAAGCAACTCAACAAGCAGAAAGGAAGAGCATGAATAAGAGTCTTGCCTTTGCTAGCGCTAGCCACGATATCCGTGCTGCCTTAGCAGGCATTACTGGGTTGATAGAGATAAGCTATGGAGAAGTATCTCCTTATGAATTACAGACGAATTTACATCAAATGGATGATTGTGCAAAGGATCTAGTAGGTAATTACTAATTAAGCTCATTTGATTACTTAATAGCTTGATAAgtgaaatctttttttattttttccatttttgaaCAATATTAAGATATTTGTTTCAGGTTTGCTGAATTCGATTCTTGATACGAGCAAAGTTGAAGCTGGAAAGATGCAGGTTGAATTAGAGGAATTTGATTTAGCCAACCTGCTTGAAGATGTAGTAGATTTGTTTCACCCTGTAGGTATGCAAAAAGGTTTAGATGTTATATTGGATCCTTGTGATGGATCTGTTCTTAAATTCTCTAATGTAAAAGGCGACAGGGGAAAGCTGAAACAAGTCCTCTGTAATTTATTGGGCAATGCTGTCAAGTTTACTTCTGAAGGGCACGTATCGGTTCGAGCATGGGCACGGAAGCCCAGCTTGGAGGACAAGATTATTGCTTCCAGTCAGAAAGGACTCTGGAGACACTGCTCGTGTTGGTTTATGGAGCACAAAGATCATGATGCGGAAACCATGGATTCAATGAAGCAGAATCCCAACTGTATGGAATTTCTATTTGAAGTGGACGATACAGGTATAGGAATTCCGAAAGAAATGCAAAAATCagtgtttgaaaattttgttcAGGCGAAGGAGACAGCTTTCGGGCAAGGAGGCACTGGCTTAGGACTTGGAATTGTTCAATCTTTGGTACGCAACTATAACTTTGACAGCCGTTGTTTTTCTGATCAATTTCCTTTGTAATTCAATACAAGAAACACCATTGATCTAACATCTCATTCTGCTTCAGGTACGTTTGATGGGTGGAGAAATAGGAATTGTTGATAAAGAGAACAACGAGAAGGGAACATGCTTCAAGTTTAACACTTTCCTCATAACTTCTGAGATTCCTTCAACTAGTTACACAAGAGGTGACATTGAAATGGGAAGGGATTCCATATCCAATAAGGCACATCAATATTCAGAGCTGACTGTTAAAGCTCCTACTAGTTTTACTAGCTTTGCTGCCAGTCCCAGGTTGTCTATATTAGGTTCTAGTCTGAAGATTGATGGATCTCATGTTGTTCTCTTGATCCAAAATAAACAGCGGCAAAGAATCGTTCAAAAGTTCATAGAGAGATTGGGGATAAGGATATCAGTTGTCAGCAAATGGGAACGCCTTTCTTCCACGCTAACCAAAATTAGATCTAAGCAGAATGTTTCACCTTACAGCTATTCAGGGAAATCAGATCTTGGTTCAAGGAATGAAATCTCTAGCAGTAGGCCAAAGAAGGATGTTCCTTTAAGTTACTTGGATGGGGCAGAACAAAAGCCACTTTCCCACAGAAGTAGCAGCAGCATTCTAAAAGGTGCTCCAAGCTTTATTTTGCTTGTGATTGATACTAGCACCGGACCATTTGAAAAACTCCAACAAGCTATAACTGAATTTAGAAGAGGCCTCCACAGTGCTCGTTGCAAGGTTGTTTGGTTGGACAAACCAACTTTGCGTAGAATTCATGGAGGCATTGAAGATGATATAATTGACTCAGATGATGAAATTTCGCTGAAACCATTTCATGGCTCTCGTTTGTATCACGTAATTAGGTTTCTACCAGAATTTGGGGGTACCTTGCACCATGGAGTTTCGTCATCCAAACCCAAGAGGGAAAGTACAATTCGAGCAAGAAAAGCTATTAAAGATCCTGGATCATCATCTGCAATTAAGTTACAACGTAGGCAACACTCACTTCAAGAAGGGCACATGGTAGTAGAGGGCAGCACAATTAGGGAGCACCACAAGACAACAGGACAATATCCAGCTAGAAAAGATTCAATTGGATCTTCAGAGATACATGATAGAGAATGTGGTAACCAAAGCAGTGATAAACCCTTGAGCGGGGTGAGATTCTTGGTTGCTGATGATGATCAAGCCTCCCGCATGGTAGCCAAGGGTAATCTTTCAAAACTCGGTGCGTCTGTTAAGCTTTGTGCAAATGGAGAGGAAGCTCTAGAACTAGTCCGTTACGGTCTACaaaaccaaaacaaaaatagaagaTATTCCGTGGCTCCTTATGATTACATTCTAATGGACTGTGAGGTAAAGACTTTAGCAActctatttctctttttggttatcataaatattattgctGATTAAAATGCATAGCTCATCCATGCACAGAGTGCTAGAATTAAGTAAAAATAGTCAATAGAAAGAGAACAAATACGGATCATGAAACTTAATTCAGTGCAATTAGTTGTCAAATGCAAAACTGCAAACAAGGGAGCTACGCATGGAACAGATAATGCTTAATTAATTGGAGTCCAGAAAcaaatatcaaaacaaaatacaTATCTTGCACAAACTAGCTAAACCACATGGTTCCTCTTTAAGAGTTCATTTTCTAACCTTGTTTGCTATTCTACCAGATGCCAATAATGAATGGGTATGAAGCAACGAGGCAGATAAGATTAGAGGAGAGATCTTATGACATTCATATGCCCGTTATAGCATTAACAGCAGATGATGATAATGGCGAGAAGATGGAGGAGGCAGGAATGGATGACCATCTGCACAAACCACTaaatagagatcaattgcTGAAAGCCATAGGAATTAAGGAGTCCATATAGTGCTTTTATATCTCATCTATCTTTTATGGTACTAACCTTTCTTTAGAAGTCTTACACATGTGCAAATTTGAAGTACTAGTCTGCTATCTTTAAAACAATTTATGTCTAGACCAATATTTTGGCGCCTCATCATGATTATACTCTCTTTATCTGCTAATAATATAGAAATGAGCATAGAAAGTCTAGAATAAGGTTTTGAATCAAGAGCAAGTTCTTTCATAATACAACCAAAAGAAGGGGAAAACGAAATGGTCTGTCCAGTCAATTTAATGGCTGGTTCCCTAGGTAGAAGCTGTAAGAAATGATAATCTATTTACAGGCTTAACATAAACTTCAAAAGATGCAGTGCTGTTAAAGCCAACATTCTGCCATTAGCATTTGCTACAAGAGGATTTAAAAAGCATCAGATCACTCTCATTTGTGTATCGACTAATATAATGTAAAAATACAACAGATGTGCTTGTAAAAACACAGACAGTTTCTGGAAAACATGTGCGTCAAAAGTGGAATTGCAGCACAAAAGGCAGTAGCCTAATCATAACCACGTCTTTGCACAAAAACTATAAAATGTCAACTAGAAGGGATATGTAGCAATTCATGCAGCAGAAATACCTATAAGTTACTACTTGTGATACTCTGCTAAAGGCACTTACAAACACAGAGAGAAGCTTTCCATGAATGTTATTGTGTTAGAGCCTAGAACAACAAGCGGAATCAAGTAAGCTTAGTCTTCTTTGATTTAGCATGCGCTTGCTTATCAGCGATTTCTTCTTCATCGTCTGAAGACATTTCAACGAGTTCATCAGGGACATCACTGGGAGCATTGTGCTTGGTAATGAATTCCTTCAACACAGTCatgcttttctcttttaaagaAACCAATTCCTCAGATATGGTACTACCCTTGTCTGCATCGATAGAGTAGATTTCTGATCCAAGTTTAATTATGGCTTTAACACGAGACGCTTGAGTAACTGCATCATGAGCTTGAGCCTCCATTATCTCCCTTGGAAAATctgtaaattttcaaaatacttCATATCTGATATCGACTTTCAGAGGATCAAAAGTATCTTCACAGAAAGCACTGCTTAAAAGCAGGTTCACTCAGTTTCCAAAGAATGCTTAAACATACAAACTTTCAAGCTTCAAAGAATTCACAGCATGCATCTCATTATTAgtatttcaaagaaaaagaatcttCCTTTATTGATTCACGTAAAATTGCACAAATACATTAACTTCAATGATAACGAGCATTAACATTTGCAGTAAACTGAGGAAATTTTTTAAGACGGGAAGCTACTCAAGAAATTAACATTAATCTTACGAGAGAAATTAGTTGGCTAAAGAAAcggagaaaggaaacaaaaaagCTACCCGAGGAAGAGCGAGGGATGAAGGCAGAGAAGTAGTCGACTTTGAGAAGCAGAGCTGCGGCGGATAAGAACAGGAGTTCTTCTCCGTTTTTCTCAAGATTTATTTCACAAAGTCCACGTGTTTTATCaacttagcaatagcgcaccctcattttttaaaaattacagtTGTTGCCCCTCATTTCCAAAAGTTTGTGCTGATTGGCTGATTTATAAAGCACATCATTTGAAAGCTTAGGTTTGCCGCTAATCACTAACCCAATGCAAATGAGAATCAACTCAAATGTAGACcacttcttttaaaaataataaataatatattcccCATATAAAtggctttttatttatttatttattttctgagaTTAGTTATGGCTATTTAAAATAGGAGGCTTTGTAATAGATATTATTACATAAACAgtgtcaaattttattttttttggatttCTTGCTATTTGTGTggtttatctttttttttttattattatttataaaggaCTACTAAAGAGTTTGATatactttattaaaaaaataagatactAAAAcagcaaaaaattaaaaaaatccaCACACCatttattaacaataataCCCTTTACAatatcataagaaaataaggacttatttattattagttataacCTTCCAAATCATTACCcacagttttattttatttacttttcattttatatgaaattaagtAAACATAATTTCATTAGCGGAGGCAGAAGAATGCAGTTTACTTGCTCAGGGTAACAAATAAGCATCGAAGTCTAAACTTTCTCTTTGCTTCAGAGCCGGAATGCCATCATCATCAGATACATTCGAGTACCTTAAAACCGAATAATAGTCCAGGTGTACGTTTCAGTAGGAGCTAGCTATTACATCCTGGAATATTTTCAGGCACAGTACAGGATGCTGtcaaaatcaagcaaaacAAAAAATCGGGCAGAACTTCAGGGaaaaattggaaaagaaaaagaggtgACATCTAAAGCCTCAACTGATTATGAGACAGCCATATTGAATCTCGAGAGTAGATATAAGAACTCCTCTTGTGTGAGTTTAGATGACctcttttcataaaaatttctctcttttaacACAGATAAAACTCTCTTTAAATTCCGACACCCCAGAATCCGCATCACCATCCTCAACCTCCATTTCGTCATCAGTTCCATCATCCAAGTCCATCATGCTCTGATCCTCCTTATAATCACCCAACCCTGATATATCCATGTCAGCACCTTCTGAGGAATCATTCTGAGAAGAACACAACGCCTGCAGAGTCTTGTAGttcttttcaagaaaagacaagacatttttaatcctaaaaatagaaCCGAGAGTCTTGTTCCTTCTAATGAAACATATTCTTATAAATCCATCCCATTCCTTGGGATTAACCTGCGGACAAGGTCTCCTGGGGCTCAATTCGAACTACAGAAGAATCCACCTTAGGCGGAGGCCTGAAATTGTTCTTGCCAACTTTAAGGAGGTGGGAGACTCTAGCATAGAGTTTGAGTGTTGACAGATAAACGACAATAGAGAGTGTCACCAGGTTGGGCAACAAATCTCATTGCAAATTCCCTCTGAAACATTATAATAGCACACCGGAAAGATGGTTGGTGATTCAGCAATTTGAAAGTGAGAGGGGAAGATATTTGATAAGGGATGTTGGCTACACATATATCGTAATAGGGAAGATCAGTCTTCAGAACATCACCCTGAAT
The Ricinus communis isolate WT05 ecotype wild-type chromosome 1, ASM1957865v1, whole genome shotgun sequence DNA segment above includes these coding regions:
- the LOC8267351 gene encoding histidine kinase CKI1; translated protein: MKDQVDMDASMSSSGMQSEIENTAKLLHPLNSSATNLARILSSSLNGSTLSQLAIQNKVAPMLFQTFSVIPHISQISYFGLEGPFFAYYRDGNETYAIYSNSSIAPSNSSALSLQIKCTWYKQAADPDTGKLYGNASESQANILANASWIQEALSSGNGHASIGNGWSSAQDIIFLNSVSILGQGAISLGFPVNAVINFFNAIEFYGGSLCLATVKGDVLSNGLPNTQLVITGKSISFNLMNSDGDHIDHIGKVSCMPNKGMLRPSLLKIGEAKYMAYCSQLEIMGVQSVYALAFPHHGVVSTVDRSTKVALILLLVMVVAVFISIFSFVVLMVRAATREIHLSSALIRQMEATQQAERKSMNKSLAFASASHDIRAALAGITGLIEISYGEVSPYELQTNLHQMDDCAKDLVGLLNSILDTSKVEAGKMQVELEEFDLANLLEDVVDLFHPVGMQKGLDVILDPCDGSVLKFSNVKGDRGKLKQVLCNLLGNAVKFTSEGHVSVRAWARKPSLEDKIIASSQKGLWRHCSCWFMEHKDHDAETMDSMKQNPNCMEFLFEVDDTGIGIPKEMQKSVFENFVQAKETAFGQGGTGLGLGIVQSLVRLMGGEIGIVDKENNEKGTCFKFNTFLITSEIPSTSYTRGDIEMGRDSISNKAHQYSELTVKAPTSFTSFAASPRLSILGSSLKIDGSHVVLLIQNKQRQRIVQKFIERLGIRISVVSKWERLSSTLTKIRSKQNVSPYSYSGKSDLGSRNEISSSRPKKDVPLSYLDGAEQKPLSHRSSSSILKGAPSFILLVIDTSTGPFEKLQQAITEFRRGLHSARCKVVWLDKPTLRRIHGGIEDDIIDSDDEISLKPFHGSRLYHVIRFLPEFGGTLHHGVSSSKPKRESTIRARKAIKDPGSSSAIKLQRRQHSLQEGHMVVEGSTIREHHKTTGQYPARKDSIGSSEIHDRECGNQSSDKPLSGVRFLVADDDQASRMVAKGNLSKLGASVKLCANGEEALELVRYGLQNQNKNRRYSVAPYDYILMDCEMPIMNGYEATRQIRLEERSYDIHMPVIALTADDDNGEKMEEAGMDDHLHKPLNRDQLLKAIGIKESI
- the LOC8267350 gene encoding uncharacterized protein LOC8267350, translated to MEAQAHDAVTQASRVKAIIKLGSEIYSIDADKGSTISEELVSLKEKSMTVLKEFITKHNAPSDVPDELVEMSSDDEEEIADKQAHAKSKKTKLT
- the LOC8267349 gene encoding LOW QUALITY PROTEIN: ribosomal RNA small subunit methyltransferase (The sequence of the model RefSeq protein was modified relative to this genomic sequence to represent the inferred CDS: inserted 3 bases in 2 codons; deleted 2 bases in 2 codons), which produces MAGCKVKKQKPKQSSNHYQGGISFHKSKGQHILKNPLLVDTIVQKSGIKSTYVILEIGPGTGNLTKKLLEAGKMXIAVELDPRMVLELQRRFQGTPMSNRLEVIQGDVLKTDLPYYDICVANIPYQISSPLTFKLLNHQPSFRCAIIMFQREFAMRFVAQPGDTLYCRLSVNTQLYARVSHLLKVGKNNFRPPPKVDSSVVRIEPRRPCPQVNPKEWDGFIRICFIRRNKTLGSIFRIKNVLSFLEKNYKTLQALCSSQNDSSEGADMDISGLGDYKEDQSMMDLDDGTDDEMEVEDGDADSGVSEFKEXVLSVLKERNFYEKRSSKLTQEEFLYLLSRFNMAVS